The Streptomyces sp. M92 nucleotide sequence TAGTGCACGTTGCACAGGCCGCGCGAGTGGGACGCAGCCTCGCAGTCTCCGTACCGGCAGGTCGGTCCCCATTCCGCCTGTGACTTCCATCCCCGTATGGGGGTGAGCGGCTTACCATCCGACCACTGCTGGTAGTGAGTGGCGCAATAACCACCGGAGGAGTGCGGGCGGTCGCACGGTGGGGCGTCGAACTGACACTTGGTGTACAGACCCGCGGGTAGCTTTGCCTTGATGGGTCTAAGGGGGAGTCCCTGACGCGCTTGGTCGTAGTGCGACCTGCACAACGGCACGCCCGCTGACCGGGCCCGGAAGGGGCGTCCGCAGCCTTGGAAACTGCATGCTTCCGCGTTCTGGCCCACCGCCACCCCAGCCCGTCCCCGGTTCGATCACCAGACTTGACGGAACCTACCGCACCAGCTGTGGCCTCGGCGGCTATTTGACGCCTGGTACTCAATTGCTTGCCGTATGTGCCTCAGACGCATGCCGGGTAACTCCGACAACCGAGTTAGTGCAGAGAAGGTCCACGGGCGACGAACTGGAGGCCCGTGAGGCCCTGGCCATGGCGCTCGGCGCGGATCCCGACTACCTCTTCGCCCGGCTCCTGCACCAGGCGTGCAACGAGGGGCTCGACCCGGAGTCGGTCCGTCGCTGTCTGCGTGCGGAGCGCGGGGGCCGGGAGGCCCCGAAGGGCGGCGTGCCGGACGGCGGGAAGCAAGCCGCCGGGGCAGCGGAACGTGAGCCGGCCGACCCCTCCCCGGCAGTGCGGCCACCCCTCGGCCGACGGAGTCGCACGCGCTCCGGCGTGACGGCCGACGGAGTCCCCCGTCGGCCGAGGGCGGCGCGTGGCCGCGAGCCGGGTGCGAAACTCGTGCGGCCTCGCACTCCGGCGTCGGGCGAGCGCCCGGGTCCCGCGCGGACGAGCCGTGCGCGTTCGCGGGCCGCGGAGGGGGAGGGCGTGGGCCGGACGGGCGCCTGCGCTGGTGGCGCACGCACGGGAGACCACGGGCCGAAGGGGGCGGCGAGCGACTCCGAATGAGCACAGGGCGGGACGGCACCAGGCCGACGGTGGGCGCCGGGGCGGCGCCGGACCGCCGGTGGGCAGCCCGGCAGCGCTGTGCCGCCGTCCCTGGCCGCCGTTCGCCGGCCGTTCCTTCTGGCTGCCCTCTCCCGGCCACCGTCCCTGGACCGTCGACCCTCGGCCGCGCTCCATGGCCGTGGTCCTTCCGGTGTGCTCCTCGGCCGTGGTCGATCGGCGAGGACCAGGCACCGTGGCCCCGGAGGCGGTACGTGGACCGCGTGCCTCCGGGCCCCGGGGCCTCCCGCCCCCGAGCGTGACCTGGAAGTCCCCCCTTCCGTTCACCTGAGTGGCCGAACGCCCGGACGGGCCGGGGCACCGCACCGCCAGTTTCGAAACCACCGCCACGGCGTCGCTCCGTTCGAGGGCGTCGAGCAGAGAGGGAGGTCTCCCATGCACCAGCCGACCCCGTCCTCGTCCGCCGTCACGGACCTCGGCGTGAGCGGCCGGCGGGGCACCGCGGTGCCGTCACTCGCCGGGCCCGCGGCGCCGGTCAGAAGAGGCGGCCCGGGGCCGGGGCGGAATCCTGGCGGACCGGCTGCTGCCCGGGTCGGGCCGCCGTCGGCACCGTCGGTCTCCCGGCCCGGTGGGGAGCCGACGGGCACCGGCCTCTCGGGCGTTGCCGCGGACCGTCCCCCTGCCCGGCGTACACCGCCCGGAAAGCCACACAGGCCCGGGGAGTTGCCGCCCACCCACAGCACCATGATCGGCGTGGCGCTCCCCGGCCTCGTGATCTCCACGGAGCAGGGCCAGCTGAACGGCCTGGGCCTGGAGGGGTTCTACCGCGCGGGCCGACGCCTGCTGTCCCGGTGCCGCCTTCGCGTGGCCGGACGTGAACCGCTCCCGTCCCAGGCCCGGATGACCGGCGCCGACGGTACTCGCTTCGTCGCCACGATTCGGACAGCCTCCGCGCCGGGACCGGATCCGGACGTGATGGTCGAGCGCACCCGCCACGCCGACGGCACGGAGCGGATCACGCTGCGCAGTTGGGCGTCCGTCCCGCTGCGCCTGCCGGTCGAGGTGATGCTCGGGACCGACCTGGCCGACCTGGGAGCGATCGCCGCGGGCGAAGCGGGGCCCGACCTGCCGGCCACCGTGCACGGCTCCGGGCTGCGGTGGACCCGCGGCACGGGCGGCGCGTCGGTCATGGCGGTCCCACCGCCCGCCGAGGCACTGGCCTCCGCGGGACTGCTGCGATGGGAGTTCGTGCTGCCCGCGGGCGGCAGCGCCGCCGTCGAACTGCGCGTACGGCCGGACGGCGCAGGGCCGCTCCGGGCAGTGGGCCGCACGGCGGCCGATCCGCTGGCCTCCGCACACGCCATCGGTGACGACCCCGGGGTCTCCGCTCTCCTGCGGACCAGCATCGAGGACCTCAGGGGCCTCCTGGTGCGCGACCCCGCGCATCCCGCCGACGTCCACCTGGTCGCCGGCGTCCCCTGGCGCTGCGGTCCGGCCCCCGCCGAGGCCCTCGCCGCCGCCCGGATGACACTCCCCCTCGGCACCCGGCTCGCCGCGGGTACCTTGCGCGCCCTCGCCCGCACCCAGCGGTCCGGCCCC carries:
- a CDS encoding DUF4192 family protein — protein: MLPRSGPPPPQPVPGSITRLDGTYRTSCGLGGYLTPGTQLLAVCASDACRVTPTTELVQRRSTGDELEAREALAMALGADPDYLFARLLHQACNEGLDPESVRRCLRAERGGREAPKGGVPDGGKQAAGAAEREPADPSPAVRPPLGRRSRTRSGVTADGVPRRPRAARGREPGAKLVRPRTPASGERPGPARTSRARSRAAEGEGVGRTGACAGGARTGDHGPKGAASDSE